GTAGCCGCCTTCCAGGTCTGCGCTTACTGGAATTCCCACGGAATCCACAATGGATTTTACTTCTGCAAGCATGTCTTCTTTACTCATGATCTGGTGATCGGGCAGGCCCGCCGCAAAAGCGATTCCTGCACTCGTTGTCCCGATTGCCGAATACCCCGCACCTGCCAACATACGAGCGCTCCCAGCATCCCATGCGTTAGGCATCACGAAAATATCTTTAGAATGTAGGTTTCGGAATATTTCGCCTAACTGATTTTGAGTAGAAGTCATTCTTTCCTTTGAATATTAATCTTTTTTAAATTTTAAAGAAGCTGAATTGATACAGTATCTTAGCCCGGTCGGTTCGGGACCGTCAGGGAATACATGTCCCAAATGTCCTCCGCATCTTGCGCATAAAACTTCTGTGCGAGTCATTCCATGGCTCGTATCCGTTTCGGATTGAACGGACTTGTCCGCTGCGGGTTTATAAAAAGAAGGCCAACCACTTCCGGATTCATACTTAGTATCAGAGTTAAACAACTCGGCACCGCAGGCAGCGCAAAGGTATTTTCCTTTTTCCTTATTGTAATAATATTCTCCGGTAAATGCTCTTTCTGTCCCTTTTTCCCTGATGATCCTGTATTGTTCAGGACTTAGGGCTTTTTTCCATTCTTCTTCCGACTTCTGCACTTCGTATTTCATCGTACCTCCTTTCTTATCTTTTGGAGCTCCTATAGATTCGGAACATCCGAATAGACAGTTTCCTAATAAACATATAAAACCGATTCCTAATCCGATTCGATCCATTGTATTATTTCCTCGCCAGAAACTTCGATTTTTCTCGGAAAAGGTTACTTTGCTAGTTAAATTACTATGTTGTTCCGGTCTTAAAGTTCAAACATTATTCCAAACACCTGTTCGGTTCTTCTCCTTTGTTCGTATTACAAACCAAAGTTATCAATCCAAAAATGAAGTAATCGGCGTAATACTTGACACAAGCTTAATAAAGCAGTACACCTAAAACCTCTAAGCGACAGGGAGTACACAAATGATTCAGGGAAACTATTTCCAAGATAATATCGACTTACAAACTCATTTTGATAATCTAATAGATTGGGAGGAGATCGTAGCAGCGTACGAAGGCGATTTCCATGACGCCGCCAAATATAGGCAAACGAACGATGAAAGATTTGCATATGCACCTTCTAATGTGCAGGAAGCGATAGATTATTATAAATCTACGGTGGAAGCTTTGGGAGAAATTATGGGAGATTTCGTGGCTCCTCGTAGTAAGGAAATGGATCAAACCGGTTTAAAATATGAGAACGGCAAGGTCACCTTCCCAAAAGCACAAGAAGAATGTTATAAAACCTTAAAAGACGCAGGACTCATGCCTATTTCTATCTCCAGAAAATATGGGGGTTTAGGTTTGCCTGCAACCGTTCAATCTATGATGTGCGAGATAGCCGCCAGAGCAGATGCAGCGTTTTGTCTAGCATACGGAAATATTAATATTGTTGAGATCATGGAAAGGTACGCTTCGGACGAGATGTGCAATGAATGGTTGCCTCAGATCGCTGCCGGAAAATTCAGCGCCGCTATGGCTTTGACCGAGCCTAACTATGGTTCCGATCTACCTAATGTGCAAACCAGAGCGACTCAAGATCCGGACGGAACTTGGAAGATAAACGGAGCAAAACGTTTTATCACTCATGCCTGCGGTTATGTGGATTCTCCTTCCGTAATTCTTACCTTGGCTAGAACAGGAAGCCCAGAAAGTGGCGCAAGAGGACTTTCTTTCTTCTTAGTGCAAGGAAAAGATGTTCATGTTGCTGGAATCGAGCATAAAATGGGATTACACTGCTCTCCTACTTGCGAAGTGGTTTTTGAAAATTCTCCTGGAGTACTGATCGGAAAAACAGGTTACGGTCTCGTTAAATATTCGATGGGAATGATGAATGCTGCAAGGCTTACCATTGCTACCCAATCTTTAGGGATCGGAACTGCTGCATATTTCGAAGCAAAAAAATACGCGTCTGAAAGGATACAATTCGGTAAACCGATAGAGAAGATCCCTGCAGTCCGAAAAATTTTGGATAAGATGGAAAGAGAAATTTTAGCCACAAGATGCCTTGTTTCCGAAACAGGAAGAACTATCGATCTCTATCATTGGAGGAAAGAAAGAATGCTCAAAGAAGAAGGTAAGAGCGAGAGAGATGTAAACCAAGACGAAACAATCCGTCGTTGGGAAAAACTCGCAGACTTATTCACTCCAATGAGTAAATATTACGCCTCCGAAGGTTGTGTGGCACTTGCATCCGACGCAATCCAAATCCACGGCGGAAGTGGCTACACCGAAGATTACGATGTAGCAAGAATCTACAGAGATAGCAGGATCACCACAATTTATGAAGGCACTACTCAATTGCAGATCGTAGCTGCAATCGGAGGTGTAGTTTCTGGAATGGCGGCAAGCGGTCACCTAAGAGCTTATGCGGAAGAAGAAATGTCCAAATTTTCTCCTTCTACAGATCTAAGATCTCTTTGGGAAAAATTGGAGCAAGCGGTTCATTCTTATAAATCGATCGGAGACGGTTTTACAAAAGACGAACTCGCTTTCGAAACTGTTGAGATCGCCGCAAGATTCGTGGCAGGTATGTTATTAGAAAAATCCCTTACTCAAGTGGATGGGGATTTGAAAAAACAAAGGATCAAACATTCACAAGATTATAATATAGATTCCTTAGCTATCGCAGAAGGAAATCTATTGCGTCTTGAAAGAGCAAACAGGCAAGCGGCAGCAGCTGTTTAAAAAAGATAACGGCCGGCAATTGTCGGCCGTTTGTTTATTCTTCCTTTTTTTCTCCGGGAAGATGAGGAATTTCTCCGATCGCAACCCCTAGGGCAATACGATTCAAAGAATGTTGGTGCAACATTTTACGATAAGTAATCTCGGCATTTAACATTGCGATCCTGGAAGCAATCGCTTCTATTCTACTATTTCTACCAGAACGATATCCGCTTGCTTGGCTTTGAGAAGTTTCTTGAGCGGATACAAATGCCTTTTGGTAGATCGCTAATATCTTTTGGGAATTTTTAAAACTTTCAAAAGCGTTCCTTATTTCCTGAGTAGCAACTCTTCTTGTTTGAGAAGCTGTTAACTTTGCTTGCTTCTTTGCGGAATCCGCAGCCTTTAGGTCCGCCATTTGGGAGAATGGAGTCAATGGCATAGTAATCTGCAACTGAGCAGTAATATCCTTGGAATGAGTCGTACCTGGATAAGGAAACGAATAATAATTATTTAATGCGATTGTAGGAGCAAAACCCACCCAGGCCTTGTCCTTTTGTGCTTCGGCCACTTTAACACTTTGGTGGGCGGAAAGAACATCATATCTTTTTGCTAAATATTCTTCAGGCTCCATTCCCGTAGGAACCGGTTCCAATTCTGCCTTGAATCCAGCAACAGAAATAGGTTTTTCATAACCGACCATAGTGGCCAACGTGATACGCACTTGTTCCAGTTGGAATTTTGCATCAGCAAGAACAGCCTCCGCGTTAGAAAGACTTGTCTCTGAATTCAGAAGATCGGATCTCATGATCCTTCCTACTGCATACATTCTTTTTCTTTCCTGCAAGGAGTCTTGGTTCAAATCGTATGCTTCTTGGGAAATTTTAACACTTTCTTCCAATTGTAAAAAGTTGAAGTAGGCCTGCGCAATTTCCAGATACATTCTGCCAGCTTCATGTTTTGCTTCTAGTCTTCTCTGCTCCGCCAAACTTTTAGAGGCTCTATAATCTTGGTAAGAAGCAAGTCCTGCAGAGAGCGGAATACTGAGTAATAAACGAGAACCCGCTCCCACAGTAGGTGGAAGGCTACTTCCGGAACCGGAAGAAGGTAATAGACTGAGAGGATCCCCACTTTGAATTGCCTTATATGTTTTATAATTATCTACTATAGAGGGCTGCTGTGTATGCCCCGGAACCGAATAGAATTTGTTAAACACGTAAGAAAGAGTAGGCATAAAACCTGCAAATGCTTTATCTTTCTGCGCTAAAGCTTGTTCTGTCGCCTCGTTCTTTAAGGCAATCCGTTCTGTTCTTTCCACTGCAAGAATATAAAGATCGTCCAAGCCGAATGTTTCTTTTGCGACTGTCTTCTCTACATCTTGCGTTGTGATCCCTGTAATATTTTTTAAACTTTCTTCCACGACTCCGTCCGCAACTTTTACCTCCGGGCTGGAAGCACATTCCCAGAGAAAAAAACAGGCAATAATGGAGAATATTAATTTTTTATAATTTTTAAGAGTATCTACGTACTTCATCTTTCTCATTTTCCATAAGATAATAAGCGGCTGGAACTACCACTAAAGTGATTAATGTTGAAACGATCAAACCGCCTAAAATGGTGATCGCCATGGGTATCCGAGTTTCCGCCCCAGGACCCAAGGCCAAGGCGGGCGGAATAGCAGCCGCAATTGAAGAGAAAGTAGTCATCAGCACCGGTCTCAAACGGACAGGGCATCCGATCCGAATTGCATCAGCAATATTTTTACCTTCTCCTCTTACATGATTCACAAATTCCACCAGAAGGATCGAGTTCTTCTTCACAAGTCCTAAAAGCAGAATCAATCCTATAAAACTATACATATTAAAGGACTGCCCTGCAATCCAAAGAGCGATTAACGCACCGGAAAAGCTAAAAGGCATAGAAAGAAGAATATAGAAAGGCTGCTTTAAACTATTAAACTGGCTTGCCAAGATCATAAATGACATTATGATACCTAAGATCAAAGCACCGGATAAACTGGACTGAGATTCTGAAGCCGTTTTTGCGGAACCTGTGATATCTACGTGATAACCTTCGGGGAGCATTTCTCTCGCAATCCGAATGGCTTCGTTTGTTGCCCAGGTTTGTCCTTTTTCTTTCGGCGGGTTTCCGAAAATTTTAATGGATCTATCTCGGTTCACTCTAGTGATATTTTTGAGAGTGTTGGTTGCTTGAAGAACTAATACATCTTTCAAACGAACAATCTCTCCGTAAGTGTTCCTGACCCCGATATTAGGAATGATGTCTGTATTTTCTCCTTTGTCCTTGTCGATCTTGACTCGAACATCGAAACTTCTACCATTCTCCGTAAAACGACTTACATTACGCCCCCCCATAAGAGGTCCGATCGTATTCCCTATATTTGCCATACTCACACCGCGGAGTGCGGCTGACTCCCTATTCGGAAGAATTTTCACTTCCGGTTGGCCGGAAACATAGTCGGTGTCTATATCCAAAATCGTTTTAGAAGAATCTAATTTTTCTCGGATAGAATCCGATACTTTGGCGAGTGTGGCCCAATCAGGTCCTGTCAAAACTAACTCAACAGGATAACCTCTTCCCGCACTGAAACCTCTTTGAGAAAGATCTTGGACGGAAAACTTCGCCTCAGGCACAAGATCTTTCAGATCCTTTCTGAATTCTGTGAAAACTTCAGACTGAGTGATCTCTCTTCCCGTTTTTTTACTCTTAGGACGATTTCCCATATCCTTCATGGTAACGAAGAACATACCCGTATTGGATTCGGTACCTCCCATTCCTCCGATATTACTCATGTATTTTTCCACAATAGGACGGGAGCTGAGATAACTCTCCACCTTCTTCATTGCTTCATCCGTACGAATGATGGAAGAACCGATCGGCATTTTTGCTCGAACGATAAATCTTCCCATGTCCTGAGGAGGAATGAATTCCTTTTTGAGTAAGAACAAAAAAATAAGAGAGAACGCAAAAAATAGAACGGAAGAAACGAGCACCGTCCCAGGTTTACGAATTACAAATTCTAAAACTCTGCCGTACACTCTCTCGGAAAATTGAAGAAAGTTCTCTATTACAGGATCCATTCTTTTGAAGAAAGAAAAACGATCCGCTACGTTCTTTAATTTAGAAAAGAATGTGTCAGCAGGTAGGGTAAAAGGAGATTTTGATTTTTGTTTTTTCTGGGCCTCTTTACTTTCTCTGTAACGAGAAGCTCTCATTGGGGTAAAACTTAAAGCTTCAAAAAGAGAAAGTGCAACTGCTACGGAAACTGTAACTCCGAATTCCAAAAAGTAACGGCCGATGATTCCTTTCATAAACGCTACCGGAAGGAAGATCGCAATGATCGCAAGTGTAGCGGCTAACGCAGCGAATCGGATCTCGGAAGCTCCGTCCAATGAGGCCTGAAACCATGTTTTTCCGGATTCTCTGTGTCTACTGATATTCTCCAATACCATGATTGCATCGTCCACGACAATACCCGTCGCCAAAGAAAGACCAAGCAAAGTAAATGTATTTAATGTGAAACCTGCAAAATATAAGATCAAAAAGGTTCCCATCACTGAAGTAGGAATTGCAAGAAGAACGTTCCAAGTACTACTCCAATTCCCCAAAAACAACCTACATACAATTCCTGTCAGTACGGCGGAAAGTATAAGAGTAAAAACTAACTCGTGAACCGAATCTCTGATAAAAGTAGTATTATCATTGGAAATATTCAGTTCGAATCCAGGAGGAAGACTTGGCCGAAGCTCTTCTAACTTGACCTTGACCAAGTCGCCGACTTCTACAGCGTTTGCTCCTTTGATTTTTTTGATTCCGAGACCCACTGCAGAAACTCCATTAAATCTAGAAATTCTGCGGATCTCATCTAGACCATCTTCGATCTTGGCAACTTCTCTCAAGCGGACGGGGCGGAACATTGCGGCTCCACTTCTGGAGTTAATATATATATTAGAAAATTGTTCTACAGTCGGAACATCCCCCACCGCTCTTAAGGAAACTTCGGAAAGTTTATTCTGCACTCTTCCAGAAGGGACTTCTATATTCTGTTCGGTTAATGTATTGATGATATCAGTTACTGTAAGTTCCGCTCTTAAAAGACGTAGCGGATCTAAAAATACATTGATAGTGCGGTCTACATAACCTCCCAGAATGATCTCTCCAACTCCCGGAATTTCTTGGAACTTATCCTTGAGTCTGGTCTTGACGAAGACCATCTTTTCCTGATCGCTTCTGTTTGGAGCGGTTAATGCCACCCAAATGATCGGTTGGTCATCCGGGTTAGATTTCATGATGACTGCAGGATCCAAATCATCCGGAAGTTTATTGCTGACTTGAGCGATTTTGGTTTGGATCTCTTGGACTGCTACATCCACATCACGTTTGAGTTCCAACTCCACCGTGATGGTTGCAGAACCGTCTGTGGAAACGGAACGAACTTCCACCACACCTTGGACTGTCATCAGAACTTCTTCGATAGGATCGACTACGTCGGTCTCCATGACCTGAGCATTTGCGCCGGTCAAGTTGAGAGTAACGTTCACGATCGGAAAGTCCACGTCTGGCATCTGAGAAAGACCCATACGGGAGAAGCCGATACTTCCCAGCAGGATGATAGCAGCCATCATCATCCATGCGAAAATTGGATTACGAATAGAAACCTCAGAAAGTTTCAAAGGAACCTCTTTCTATATATATTTGTAGGGAGGGATTTTTGTTTAATTATAGGACCTGTCTTTTTCACACAAGTGCCAGATTTTTTCTTGTCTGAAGGATCAGAAAAAGATACTAAACAGAACTCATGTCGTTTCAACTATTGGATCCCGAAAAGGGAATATTTCTCTCAGAAGCAGGTTCCACTAATACCATCCTAAAAGGAAAGGAATTCCCACCGGGTTCCTGGATCCTAGCGGATTTTCAATCTTCCGGAAGGGGTAGAAAAGGGAAAACATGGAGTATTTTGGGAGAAGAACCCTTTATCTTTTCCGGCAAATTTTCCTCTGATTCCAACTTATCTTCTCCCGGGTTATTCTCCTTATATGTTGGGGTTGCAGTCGCTAAGACGATTTTGTCTATATATCCTTCTGCCAGCAAAAAAGATCTGAGGATCAAGTGGCCGAACGATATCTATTTAAATGGAAAAAAAGTCTGCGGTATCTTAATAGAAACGGAAAAAGAAGGAGAAGTTTGGGATTGGATCCTCGGAATCGGGGTCAATTTGTTCGGCACTGAAATTCTGGATTATCTGAGTGATGCAGGGTTTATCACAGACGATGAAAACGAAAAAGGAAGAAGGAGCCGATTTTTAGAAACCTTACTTCCTCTTCTGAACGATGCAGTATTAGCAATTTCAGATGGAGAAAAAAGGATAGAATTTATAAATGAAAAACTCCTCTGGAAAGGAGAAACCATTGCATGGACGGAAAGCGGGGAGCAAAAAACCGCAACCCTCCTTGGAGTGAATGAAGAAGGAAAATTATTAGCCCGGACCTCGGTCGGAAACATGGTCGAATTCATTGACAGCCCCGAGGATTTTAGGTCCTTGGGATAGAATGATCTTAGTAATCGACGTTGGGAATACCAACACGGTCTTCGGTATTTATAGGAACGGTTCCAAAGAACCGATTTTCCATAGAAGAACAGTCACTCGAAGAGATAGAACCTCCGACGAAATGGGACTTTATCTCAAGGGCTTCCTCCGAGAATTCGAAATAGATAGCAGCCAAATTGTTGGTGGAATTTATTCTTCTGTGGTTCCTACGTTGAATCCAATCATAGAAAGAATGATCAATGATTGGTTCCAAATAGAACCGATCAGAGTTCAGTACCAAATGAAGTTGCCTTTCGGGATCAAATATCCCAGACCTTTCGAGATAGGCGCAGACAGACTAGTAAATGCTGCAGCCGCAGTAAAAGATCATCCGGGAAAATCAATCATCATAGATTTAGGAACTGCTACTACATTCTGCGTAGTGGATGATACTCCTGATTATTTAGGAGGAGTGATCGCACCTGGACTCAAAGGTTCTATGGACGCTTTGACCAGAAACACAGCTCAATTACCTCCGATCGTATTCCAGGCTCCTTCTAAAATATTAGGAGATTCTACTATAGAATCCATACAGGCAGGATTTTTCTTCGGATGGATAGGACTTTTAGAAGGGATCATCAAAGAAGTCAGAGCGGCTCATGGAAACGATTATAGAGTAATCGGGACTGGCGGACTTGTAACAACCATCCACGCAGCAAATCCTAAAATTTTCGATAAGATAGAACCCCTACTTACTTTAAGGGGACTGCAAATATTATACGAAGATAATACAAAATGAATTTCTTGATCGTAGGGTTAGGAGGGTTTTTAGGATCAGTTTGCAGATATATGATCTCTCAAACGATCGCTAAAGAATCCAGCCCATTTCCTATTTCCACATTTACAGTAAACATCCTAGGTTCTCTGTTGATCGGAATATTTTATGGACTATCTCAAGGAAAAATTTCGGAAGAAATTAGACTATTTGCAACGGTAGGTTTTTGTGGAGGATTTACAACCTTCTCCGCATTCGCTTTAGAAAACCTGAAATTTTTACAATCAGGAAGCTATTTTAGTTTTTTTGCATATATATTACTCAGCACGACAATTTGTATCGCTGCCGTGCTTTTAGGTGTATATCTAAGTAAATAAGAAAATATCGCTCTTAGGGAAGACGAATCTCTTTTTTAAGGCCGCCCTTAGATCCGCGTAAGGTTTTAGTTTCAGGATCAATCTCAGAAAGAGAATCATATTCTATCTGAACTACAATCTTTCCGGTTTTATCGATCAGACCGTATTTTCCACCTTCGATAGTAGAATGTTCTCCATCGCTAATCGACTTACAATCGTTACATACGATCGAGAAACCTTCTTGGATCGGAAAAGCAAAATCATAATTTGCAGGAATTACCTTTTTACAGGATGCGTCGAAGAATCCGAATTTAGACCCTTCTACAAATCGAGCTAAACCTTCTGAAAAATAATCCGGACCATTATCGAAAGTAAAGACATTCAATAAGACCTTGTTTTGAGGATCTATACAAACCCATCCGTCTTTACCAAAGGAAAAGCCTACACCATTCTCATTAAAATCATGAGCGAGTGCATATTGAGGAGAGATTAGGACTTTTCCGTTCTGGTCCTTATAACCATAAACATCATTCTCTTCGAAAGCAGTTAATTGTAATTTTTTAGAGCAGAAAACCAGCAAAGGCAAAAAAGCCAAAATTACAAGAGGCATAAATTTTCGATCCATAGATTCTCCAATAGTTCATTTTTTCTTAAAAGAGCCGCTCATCGCGAAGCCTACATAAGCAGACGCAATAGCATCCCAAGAATCATCATGCCCAGTTAAATTTTCGAGACCCAAAAGAAGTTTAAGAGCAGCTTTAATATCTTTTTTGTCTGCGGTCCCGCTTCCAGTAGTTCCTTTTTTGATCTGAGAAGCAGTCGGCTCGACTACTGGAATATTATGTTCTCCTAATGTTAGAAGAACGACTCCCCTCGCCTCATAAACTTTAGCGGCCGTCGTTCTATTTTTGGCAAAAAACAACTCTTCCACGGAAGCTAGATCCGGATGATACTCATCCAAGATCGCGTCCAACTGTCTGCGAATAGCGATTAAATTGACAGGACTTTTCGTTCCACTTGGAACTTCTATTGTGCCGTAAGTGAGAACATGAATTACAGACTTATCTTTTTTGAGAACGGAATATCCTAGACGATGGGACCCAGGGTCTATTCCTAAAATTTTCACTAAAAAGACTCCTGAGTTAAAATTTTGCTCTACGTTGTAGGAACTCCTACATGAGTAAAGGGGCGCCCCCGCCCAGCTTCGGGTGGGGGGAGTGGCTTGTGGGAGAGCTAATTCCCCATTATCATAAATCCTTCAAACCAGCAATAGAATTTTCTTGCACAAAACCTTGTAGGAATTCCAACAAAGCCTCGGCAATCACCGATCCCCAAAAAAGGAAGAAGAAGCGCGAAGAAAAAATCTCAGCCGAATTCTTTTTCCAATTCCGGCGAAAGCTCGAAATTGGAGTTCACACCTTGAACATCATCATGACCTTCCAAGTTGTCGATCAACTTCATTACTTTTTCCGCAATCTCCTTGTCGGAAACTTCTGCACCGACTAAGGCCACAAATTTGATCTCGGACTCTTCGGATTTAATTCCTTTATCGGTCAAGGCCGTTTGGACTGCTTCATAATCGTCCGGAGAAGTCACTACTCTAAAAACTTCTCCCTCGTTTTGAACATCTTCAGCACCTGCTCCAACTGCTAATTCGAATAATTCCTCTTCGGAAATTTGATCGGAAGGAATTACGATAATCCCTTTTCTTTCGAAAAGGCGACTAACGCTACCGGTAGTTGCCAAGGATCCGCCTAACTTAGTAAGAATACTTTTGATTTCCGGAGTTGTCCTAGATTTTTTATCCGTTACCGCCTCTACCATAATAGCAGTTCCGCCTGGTCCGAAACATTCATACAGGCATTCTTCGTATACAATGCCTTCCAATTCTCCGGTACCTTTTTTAATGGCCCTGTCGATATTGTCCTTAGGCATATTACTGGCCTTTGCCTTCAATACCGCAAGTCTAAGTCTCGGATTGGTATTAATGTCCCCTCCACCCATACGCGCCGCAACAGTGATCTCCTTGACCACCTTGGTGAAAATCGCCCCTCTTTTAGAATCGATAGCGTCTTTTTTGCGTTTAATCGTTGCCCACTTACTATGCCCGGACATCGGATTTCCCCTTACATTTAAGAATAGATCACTTAAAAAATATATTAGATCAAAAACGGGAACGCAGGCTAAAAACCTGTCCCACTTTTTCAACAAAACCCGGTTTTTCCAGTCTGTCCATCCTTTTTGGGCTTCCCCATTCTCCGGAGAAATCAAAGCAAAAAGTCCACTGCCTCCAACAAACTCAAAGCCCAAAGGACCACAAATCGAAAGAAACCGAGAGTATATTATAAATTTATAAAATATGCGGACGGCTCCCTCGCGAACAACCCAAAGGCATCGCAAACAACCTGCAAAGCTCGGGCCGCGCTGCTACAGGTTCGCGCAAAAGCGCTCATCCGGGCGAACCCGGACTAAAGCCCTGCGCATCGCTGCCGCAATTGTAAGCGTAAAAATCTCTGTGAATGAGGACTCTTTTTTAAAAAAAGATCTCCCCACCCTGCCTTGGGTGGGGGCCGGTACGGTGGTACCCCAAAAAAACTTTCGAACAAACAAATCGTTTTGATTTCGCCTTGTGGCTCATCCGGCCTTGATTCTCTCGACCAGCGACTCGTTGAAACGGCGCCCTCTCGCTCCCTATGGGTCGCTCCGAAGGGCCCGCGACACTCAGAATCATGGCCTTTATCACAATTCTCCACAAAAATCAATCAAATATGATCTCCTACATGTTGGAATTCCAACATGATTTTCAGTTGCAAAATAAATTTCCAAACTTCTTCCGACCTCACATATTTCGCATAACGTATATCAGTTTATTAGTAATTTTGTACAAAAAATCCAAGCGTTATTAATAACAATTGTTTTACATAAAACGATCCATTCGTCCCCCAATACGATCTCTTTGTCCCTAATAAATTGACTAGTTTTAGAACCTGGAGTAAACTCCCGCGTATGCGAATCCTAATCGTAGAAGATGATATATTGTCCTCTCGTTGTTTGGAAATCTTAGCGAAAGAATTTTTGAATGAACGGATACAAAGTATTCATGCAGTTTCTGATCCCGAATCTGCAGCTGAATTTATACGCAAAAATCCTCTGGATTTATTATTCTTGGACATTAATCTCCAAGGAGAAACTGGTTTTAAACTTTTAGAAATCGAAAGTAGAAGTTTTTTTCAGACAATCATTGTATCTTCCGAGAGAGACAACGCAGTAAAAGCTTTCGAATTTTCCGTGTTGGATTTCCTACCAAAACCGATCACAAGAGAAAGATTCGGAATCTCTATCCAAAGATACCTTTCATCCAATCCTAATACATTCTCTCCAAAAGGAATTCCTCTCAAAAAAGAAGAAGGGATCAATCTGATAGAGCCAGAGAATATAGTTTTTGCAAGATCGGAAAGAAATTATACCAGATTATTTACTAAAGATGGAAACGTGGAGAAGGTCCGAAAAACTTTAGACCAACTCCAGAAAGATTTAGAAGGCCATGGATTTTTCAGAGCCCACCGAAGTTATCTGGTCCGATTGGAGGAGGTCAAAAAGATCTTATTCAAAACACCTACTACTTACCGACTACTAT
The DNA window shown above is from Leptospira neocaledonica and carries:
- a CDS encoding crossover junction endodeoxyribonuclease RuvC, coding for MKILGIDPGSHRLGYSVLKKDKSVIHVLTYGTIEVPSGTKSPVNLIAIRRQLDAILDEYHPDLASVEELFFAKNRTTAAKVYEARGVVLLTLGEHNIPVVEPTASQIKKGTTGSGTADKKDIKAALKLLLGLENLTGHDDSWDAIASAYVGFAMSGSFKKK
- a CDS encoding YebC/PmpR family DNA-binding transcriptional regulator: MSGHSKWATIKRKKDAIDSKRGAIFTKVVKEITVAARMGGGDINTNPRLRLAVLKAKASNMPKDNIDRAIKKGTGELEGIVYEECLYECFGPGGTAIMVEAVTDKKSRTTPEIKSILTKLGGSLATTGSVSRLFERKGIIVIPSDQISEEELFELAVGAGAEDVQNEGEVFRVVTSPDDYEAVQTALTDKGIKSEESEIKFVALVGAEVSDKEIAEKVMKLIDNLEGHDDVQGVNSNFELSPELEKEFG
- a CDS encoding type III pantothenate kinase, with product MILVIDVGNTNTVFGIYRNGSKEPIFHRRTVTRRDRTSDEMGLYLKGFLREFEIDSSQIVGGIYSSVVPTLNPIIERMINDWFQIEPIRVQYQMKLPFGIKYPRPFEIGADRLVNAAAAVKDHPGKSIIIDLGTATTFCVVDDTPDYLGGVIAPGLKGSMDALTRNTAQLPPIVFQAPSKILGDSTIESIQAGFFFGWIGLLEGIIKEVRAAHGNDYRVIGTGGLVTTIHAANPKIFDKIEPLLTLRGLQILYEDNTK
- a CDS encoding LytR/AlgR family response regulator transcription factor: MRILIVEDDILSSRCLEILAKEFLNERIQSIHAVSDPESAAEFIRKNPLDLLFLDINLQGETGFKLLEIESRSFFQTIIVSSERDNAVKAFEFSVLDFLPKPITRERFGISIQRYLSSNPNTFSPKGIPLKKEEGINLIEPENIVFARSERNYTRLFTKDGNVEKVRKTLDQLQKDLEGHGFFRAHRSYLVRLEEVKKILFKTPTTYRLLLHTDHNIPVSRSQGSKLLSLFKNSNHKVLGLL
- the crcB gene encoding fluoride efflux transporter CrcB, producing MNFLIVGLGGFLGSVCRYMISQTIAKESSPFPISTFTVNILGSLLIGIFYGLSQGKISEEIRLFATVGFCGGFTTFSAFALENLKFLQSGSYFSFFAYILLSTTICIAAVLLGVYLSK
- a CDS encoding WG repeat-containing protein; this encodes MDRKFMPLVILAFLPLLVFCSKKLQLTAFEENDVYGYKDQNGKVLISPQYALAHDFNENGVGFSFGKDGWVCIDPQNKVLLNVFTFDNGPDYFSEGLARFVEGSKFGFFDASCKKVIPANYDFAFPIQEGFSIVCNDCKSISDGEHSTIEGGKYGLIDKTGKIVVQIEYDSLSEIDPETKTLRGSKGGLKKEIRLP